A genomic segment from Leptolyngbya boryana PCC 6306 encodes:
- a CDS encoding CHAT domain-containing protein, producing the protein MNQEFYISVTPVRGDEYLVRTERVSPGVPLAEELVTWQVEEWLEQARQLMHDPLLGILRGRMGSLSPSATGSDALSPNLVELGQKLYNALFQGTIRDSWVTAQGIAQNRREGLRLRLGLKGDRLPRLPWEVLHAGARPLATGTDVVFSRYQAAFAPMGTILQPHRSATVIDANQPLRILMVLAAPTDQEVLELRREANHLRDELKEEANGKIDLTILDQPGREQLTQALEQGHYQVLHYAGHSNLGLAGGDLYLVSDRTGLTEVLSGDDLAGLLVNNGIRMAVFNSCRGVYTATADPTNETESSNLTDALLKRGIPAVLAMAERIPDDVALTLSRLFYRNLKQRYPIDLSLSRARQGLLSSYGSNQLYWALPILYLHPDFDGYLQPTALPSMTNAGQEPQPANFAFDPLAIANDPADLDEAEMLFDDLEFADPEDSDRQAVLELLQELHEPTENPFSQARAAEPFFEPLSVTTDESTLQNPEDCLAVGRMRAQAENLTGAIIAYGRAIELDPHCAEAFSEMGVVLEKLGSPTEAIVAYKMALQHEPSLSDARRNLQRLETAHNLGSGSNGGAVQPSPNPVVPELHVEDVTFEEPMPNRIFGEMKAPSAPRPRRPWIVAGILGTAVAAVLGVWGFSTWRASTTPSPSELIDNISQINQSPGANVSRSNNLVATATTALAQGNLRQGQDAIEELLNNGELVAAETAIQNVPADKRRDNPTANFLLGRIAWQSVQARKSNYKLDDAQRFFETSLAGNRTPQTLNALGFVYYAQGNFGRAGRTWLNAEKLAAQAGDAGKLDRRTALAGLALVANKTAQSQTGNQRNQLRQQAVATRDRLLREAGQDFQISGLSKNWLWSEAAIADWKALIAVK; encoded by the coding sequence GTGAATCAGGAGTTCTACATTTCTGTTACGCCAGTTCGGGGCGATGAATATTTGGTGAGAACAGAGCGCGTCTCACCGGGCGTTCCTTTGGCGGAGGAACTCGTCACTTGGCAAGTCGAAGAGTGGCTCGAACAGGCACGTCAATTGATGCACGATCCGCTGTTGGGAATTCTGCGGGGCAGAATGGGATCGCTCAGTCCATCGGCAACGGGCAGTGATGCCCTTTCTCCAAATTTAGTGGAATTGGGGCAAAAACTCTACAATGCCCTATTTCAAGGAACGATTCGAGATAGCTGGGTAACGGCGCAGGGGATTGCACAAAATCGCCGCGAAGGCTTGAGATTGAGATTAGGACTGAAAGGCGATCGCTTGCCGCGTTTGCCCTGGGAAGTACTGCACGCGGGAGCACGTCCTTTAGCCACGGGAACCGATGTCGTGTTTTCACGCTATCAGGCGGCATTTGCGCCGATGGGGACGATTTTGCAGCCACATCGATCTGCGACGGTAATCGATGCCAATCAGCCGCTGAGAATTCTCATGGTTTTGGCGGCTCCGACGGATCAAGAAGTCTTGGAACTCCGCCGAGAAGCGAATCATTTGCGCGATGAATTGAAAGAAGAGGCAAATGGCAAAATTGACCTGACGATTTTGGATCAGCCTGGACGTGAGCAATTGACGCAAGCGTTGGAGCAAGGGCATTATCAGGTCTTGCATTATGCGGGTCACAGCAATTTAGGCTTGGCAGGCGGAGATTTATATCTCGTCAGCGATCGTACTGGACTGACTGAGGTTCTCAGCGGCGATGATCTGGCTGGATTGCTTGTGAATAATGGCATTCGTATGGCAGTGTTTAATTCTTGCCGAGGGGTTTATACGGCGACCGCTGATCCGACGAATGAAACGGAGTCGAGCAATTTAACCGATGCCTTGCTGAAGCGGGGAATTCCGGCGGTTTTGGCAATGGCAGAACGCATTCCAGACGATGTGGCATTGACGCTTAGCCGCTTGTTTTATCGCAATTTGAAACAGCGCTATCCGATCGATTTAAGTCTCAGCCGAGCGCGTCAAGGATTGCTGTCCTCTTATGGCTCGAATCAGTTGTATTGGGCATTGCCGATCCTTTATCTGCATCCTGATTTTGATGGCTATCTGCAACCGACTGCGCTGCCTTCAATGACGAATGCAGGACAAGAGCCGCAACCCGCAAATTTTGCATTTGATCCCCTCGCGATCGCAAATGATCCCGCTGATTTAGACGAGGCGGAAATGTTGTTTGACGATTTAGAATTTGCTGATCCTGAAGATAGCGATCGTCAAGCGGTGCTCGAATTACTGCAAGAGCTGCATGAGCCAACCGAGAATCCTTTTTCTCAAGCTAGAGCCGCAGAACCATTCTTTGAACCACTCTCAGTGACGACTGACGAATCAACGCTGCAAAATCCCGAGGATTGCCTCGCAGTCGGTCGAATGCGTGCCCAAGCTGAGAATTTGACGGGGGCGATCATTGCGTATGGTCGCGCGATCGAGCTTGATCCGCACTGTGCCGAAGCCTTCAGTGAAATGGGCGTCGTCTTAGAAAAATTAGGCAGTCCAACAGAAGCGATCGTGGCTTACAAGATGGCACTTCAGCATGAGCCGAGTTTGAGCGATGCCCGTCGCAACCTGCAACGACTGGAAACCGCGCACAATTTGGGCAGTGGGAGCAATGGCGGCGCAGTACAACCGTCACCTAATCCCGTTGTGCCTGAACTGCATGTCGAGGATGTGACCTTCGAGGAGCCAATGCCGAATCGGATTTTCGGGGAGATGAAAGCGCCCTCTGCTCCGCGTCCTCGTCGTCCTTGGATTGTGGCTGGTATTTTAGGAACGGCTGTGGCGGCTGTTTTGGGAGTTTGGGGCTTTTCGACTTGGCGCGCTTCGACGACCCCTTCTCCAAGTGAGTTGATTGACAATATCAGCCAGATCAACCAATCTCCAGGCGCAAATGTCAGTCGATCGAACAATCTGGTTGCGACTGCGACGACTGCACTGGCTCAGGGAAATCTGCGTCAGGGACAAGATGCGATCGAAGAGTTGCTGAATAATGGTGAATTAGTGGCTGCGGAGACGGCGATTCAAAATGTTCCTGCCGACAAACGACGCGATAATCCAACCGCGAATTTCCTATTGGGACGAATTGCTTGGCAATCGGTGCAGGCGAGGAAGAGCAATTACAAATTAGATGATGCTCAGCGATTTTTTGAAACCTCGCTGGCAGGGAATCGTACACCTCAGACGCTCAATGCTTTGGGGTTTGTTTACTACGCTCAAGGTAATTTTGGTCGTGCCGGAAGAACTTGGCTCAATGCTGAGAAGCTGGCAGCACAGGCAGGAGATGCAGGCAAACTGGATCGACGTACGGCGTTGGCTGGGTTAGCATTAGTTGCCAATAAAACAGCGCAGTCTCAGACGGGAAATCAGCGCAATCAGCTGAGACAGCAAGCAGTAGCAACCCGCGATCGTTTACTGCGAGAAGCAGGGCAGGACTTTCAAATCAGTGGCTTGAGTAAGAACTGGCTCTGGAGTGAAGCTGCGATCGCCGACTGGAAAGCATTGATTGCTGTGAAATAA
- a CDS encoding sigma 54-interacting transcriptional regulator yields the protein MDVSERVNWLKLSTELGRLSEKALLAIAQSIQEQEIQENRRIGLEDTQPAALYILYNGHLESYRTSKTSAAKATSLLPGAIVYLKELLLDEVAEETVITLDDCTIWTIPREEFIAIAQQFPELGQAISRQLATQLEQAEAELAYEREKQIALRPYLVPKVKRGIVGTSRYATRLRQEIKKASSDRGSVLIFGEPGLEKDNSAALIHFGSSDRKEPLIKINCNTMQPNGAELFGRVGKPGLLDWIGRGTLMLNNLEDISPEFEEKLVQLLKTGQFTPIAREGEPEPEPRSYEARLIMTSEKVLPQLEKCKLITHVIKVPPLRVRKSDIALQADYYLSLLTKSRGIAKPKITPEALRRLQGYDFPGNYVELENLLNRAITQAEGRELTEEVFWSAGDKNRRFRVNLLNAYPKLRQFLRSSWWPDRINYGFTLGLFAVVVVVLFAAPQTRDRNFALNLFWAWWWMLILISFPFVGRLWCAICPFMIYGELAQKISLWLFPRKLQPWARQSAEKWGGWFLFGLFTLILLWEELWNLENTAYLSGCLLLLITAGAVIFSVLFERRFWCRYLCPIGGMNGLFAKLSMIELRAQQGICSATCTTYQCYKGGPQKGEGMETGGCPIYSHPAQLQDNKDCVLCMTCLKACPHRSVELNLRPPGIELWTTHHPSYSEVCLLFLLFGAVFLHRLPQVEQLFGINLHLDHFGIHTIVSMLALMFPAAISLLFHQILRLLNRRSRPFLELAYGYLPLVLGVSLAHYLHLGLTEAGQILPVTAATFGGNAELIATLPIAVAHPAVIEFLQAVTLIGSFWCSVFLTQKIARQPIQNLLPQHFALVILGSGLWKLIIVS from the coding sequence ATGGACGTTTCAGAGCGAGTGAACTGGCTAAAACTCAGCACGGAATTGGGAAGATTGAGTGAAAAAGCACTTTTAGCGATCGCACAATCGATCCAAGAACAAGAAATCCAAGAAAATCGCCGCATCGGACTTGAAGACACTCAGCCCGCCGCCCTTTACATTCTTTACAACGGGCATCTAGAGAGCTATCGCACTAGTAAAACCAGTGCTGCCAAAGCAACTAGCCTGCTTCCAGGCGCGATCGTCTATCTCAAAGAATTACTCTTAGATGAAGTCGCAGAAGAAACCGTCATTACACTGGACGATTGCACGATTTGGACAATTCCACGCGAGGAATTTATCGCGATCGCTCAACAATTTCCCGAACTAGGGCAAGCCATTTCGCGGCAATTGGCAACCCAACTCGAACAAGCCGAAGCAGAACTCGCATACGAGCGAGAAAAACAGATCGCATTGCGACCTTACCTTGTGCCGAAAGTAAAACGCGGCATTGTTGGCACAAGCCGATATGCAACCCGACTGCGACAGGAAATTAAAAAGGCATCCAGCGATCGCGGTTCGGTGCTGATTTTCGGAGAGCCGGGACTGGAAAAAGATAATTCAGCCGCATTGATTCATTTTGGTTCGAGCGATCGTAAAGAACCTTTGATCAAAATCAATTGCAACACCATGCAACCGAATGGGGCTGAGCTTTTTGGACGAGTGGGCAAACCTGGATTGCTCGATTGGATTGGGCGCGGCACACTCATGCTGAACAATCTCGAAGACATCTCACCCGAATTTGAAGAAAAGCTCGTACAACTGCTCAAAACCGGGCAATTTACCCCGATCGCGCGCGAAGGAGAACCCGAACCGGAACCGCGATCGTATGAAGCGCGGTTGATCATGACTTCAGAAAAAGTCCTGCCGCAACTTGAGAAATGCAAACTGATTACGCATGTGATCAAAGTCCCACCCTTGCGCGTCAGAAAATCAGACATTGCACTGCAAGCAGATTACTACCTGAGTTTACTAACAAAATCGCGAGGCATTGCAAAACCCAAAATTACTCCAGAAGCATTGCGCCGACTTCAAGGTTATGACTTTCCAGGCAATTATGTAGAGTTAGAAAACTTACTCAACCGAGCCATTACCCAAGCCGAAGGCAGAGAACTTACCGAAGAAGTCTTCTGGTCAGCCGGAGATAAAAATCGACGCTTTCGAGTCAACCTACTCAACGCTTATCCAAAGCTCCGCCAGTTTCTCAGAAGTTCTTGGTGGCCAGATCGGATTAACTATGGGTTTACTTTGGGATTGTTTGCAGTCGTAGTTGTTGTGCTATTTGCTGCTCCGCAAACGCGCGATCGCAACTTTGCTTTAAATCTGTTTTGGGCATGGTGGTGGATGCTGATTCTCATCTCCTTCCCCTTTGTCGGCAGGCTTTGGTGCGCAATCTGTCCATTTATGATTTATGGAGAACTCGCACAAAAAATCTCGCTCTGGCTCTTTCCCCGTAAGCTTCAACCTTGGGCAAGACAATCTGCCGAAAAGTGGGGGGGATGGTTTTTGTTCGGACTGTTCACCCTGATTTTGCTATGGGAAGAACTCTGGAACTTAGAAAACACAGCTTACTTATCTGGATGTCTATTACTTTTGATCACAGCCGGAGCCGTGATCTTTTCAGTGCTATTTGAGCGGCGATTTTGGTGTCGATATCTTTGCCCGATCGGTGGCATGAATGGTCTATTTGCAAAGCTTTCTATGATTGAACTCAGAGCGCAACAAGGCATCTGTTCCGCAACTTGCACAACTTACCAATGCTACAAAGGCGGTCCTCAAAAAGGCGAAGGCATGGAAACTGGAGGCTGTCCGATCTATTCACACCCCGCCCAACTGCAAGACAACAAAGACTGTGTATTGTGTATGACTTGCCTCAAAGCCTGTCCGCATCGATCTGTCGAACTTAACCTTCGTCCACCTGGAATCGAGCTATGGACAACACATCATCCGTCTTATTCGGAAGTGTGCTTACTATTTCTTCTCTTTGGAGCCGTTTTTTTACATCGCCTGCCTCAAGTTGAACAACTTTTCGGCATCAATCTACACTTAGACCACTTTGGGATTCATACGATCGTTTCAATGCTTGCTCTGATGTTTCCCGCAGCAATTTCACTGCTCTTTCACCAAATTCTGCGATTGTTAAATCGGCGATCTCGTCCCTTTCTCGAACTTGCTTATGGCTATCTGCCACTGGTTCTGGGCGTGAGTCTAGCGCATTACTTACATCTAGGTTTAACCGAAGCGGGACAAATTTTACCCGTCACCGCAGCAACTTTTGGAGGAAACGCAGAACTGATTGCAACATTACCGATCGCAGTTGCTCATCCTGCTGTGATTGAATTTTTACAAGCAGTAACACTCATTGGATCATTTTGGTGCAGCGTATTTTTAACCCAAAAGATTGCGCGACAACCCATTCAAAACTTACTGCCTCAACATTTTGCACTGGTGATTCTTGGTTCGGGATTGTGGAAGTTAATTATTGTTTCCTAG
- a CDS encoding cytochrome c-type biogenesis protein codes for MSMEPMTFTAAAIATLVFSETFKEVGKTLGKGTLDAGGKLAKLLWEKRPGAAKALAAGEEAPEYKDAIVEVETLAQQDTEIAAAIRAVIEVMQAQPQSQQIVNSFVQKAANVVHGTQIIAKQENIF; via the coding sequence ATGAGCATGGAACCGATGACGTTTACAGCAGCAGCGATCGCGACTCTAGTTTTTAGCGAAACGTTCAAAGAAGTGGGTAAAACTTTGGGAAAAGGAACGTTAGATGCGGGAGGAAAATTGGCAAAATTGCTGTGGGAGAAGCGACCAGGGGCAGCGAAAGCATTGGCGGCAGGCGAGGAAGCGCCAGAATATAAAGACGCGATCGTTGAAGTGGAGACATTAGCGCAACAGGATACGGAAATTGCAGCAGCGATTCGTGCAGTGATTGAGGTAATGCAGGCTCAACCGCAATCGCAGCAGATTGTGAATTCGTTTGTGCAGAAAGCGGCGAATGTAGTTCACGGAACACAGATAATTGCGAAGCAAGAAAATATTTTTTGA
- a CDS encoding NACHT domain-containing protein encodes MIRNEGVAHDLREVYIPLSLVEYKKPFRRQPSTDVPEKTIQPQAFQYEQFLEQVLRKKHSPASNGRRIALIGEPGAGKTTLLQQIAQWIIQEVQQPAIWVSLSALEGQTLETFLLKKWLKNGLQVANTSLEQENAFVEWVKSSKPWLMLDGVDEMAVGSNSPLQVIADQIGGWIAETRIVLTCRVNVWESLVRRLDSFDVYSPLELSYPHQVEDFIGKWFTTVANTDKIRSERLCSALREPGRERIQELVQNPLLLTLLCMDWYIREGELPETRADLYAQLVEDFYTWKQSELQIPLEKYQQLTTKLSDLALEAITTKSSKFWLSYDLANQLLGDPSDSESLFYLALKLGWLNKAGVDATNPRKPVHAFLHRTFEEYFAALGIAKQFNQGTLSLEQLQNEIFQQHWQDEAWYEVLLLICSLIDSKAVGEFVKYLTDLAEAQRGSCDELWEKDEEYWDENFTDIDDYLVRVVGIDKLLFAADCISEMRNRHELPSVLGNLLDSLDSITNVVERFGSESLHGLVHTGISLIDRIAYTSRGNLVGYEWLKREAMYGDRLQEYCVAAILGLEKYWLYAPTFVDDLIQIVYRNEFDSMTDPDDFSDESIDYTDSPRQAAMKVLSNHFSDHPEVVALLRDRATNDTDEQMQRWAANQLNKQRKMNDREV; translated from the coding sequence TTGATCAGAAATGAGGGGGTCGCTCATGATTTACGAGAAGTTTACATTCCTTTATCTTTAGTAGAGTATAAAAAGCCCTTCAGACGGCAACCGTCTACTGATGTACCAGAAAAAACAATCCAACCTCAAGCTTTTCAATATGAGCAGTTTTTAGAGCAAGTATTGCGAAAAAAACACAGTCCAGCCAGTAATGGTCGGCGAATTGCACTTATTGGAGAACCAGGCGCAGGCAAGACAACGTTGCTGCAACAGATCGCACAGTGGATCATTCAAGAAGTTCAGCAACCTGCCATCTGGGTTTCGCTTTCCGCACTAGAGGGACAAACTCTAGAAACATTTCTGTTGAAGAAATGGCTCAAGAACGGGTTACAGGTTGCAAACACTTCCTTAGAGCAAGAAAACGCCTTCGTCGAATGGGTTAAAAGCTCTAAACCCTGGTTGATGTTAGATGGCGTAGATGAAATGGCAGTTGGCTCGAATTCTCCGTTACAGGTGATCGCAGATCAAATTGGAGGTTGGATCGCTGAAACTCGAATTGTCTTAACTTGTCGGGTAAATGTTTGGGAAAGTTTGGTTCGCCGTTTGGATAGCTTCGATGTCTATAGTCCCCTAGAACTTTCTTACCCGCATCAAGTTGAAGACTTCATAGGTAAATGGTTTACAACCGTCGCTAACACAGATAAGATACGGAGCGAGCGCTTATGCAGTGCATTACGCGAACCAGGGCGGGAAAGAATTCAGGAATTAGTGCAAAATCCCTTGCTTCTTACGCTCTTGTGTATGGATTGGTATATTCGGGAGGGTGAACTTCCAGAAACGAGGGCTGATTTGTACGCACAACTTGTCGAAGACTTTTATACCTGGAAGCAGAGTGAGCTTCAAATACCTCTAGAAAAGTATCAACAACTCACTACCAAATTGAGTGATCTGGCGCTAGAAGCGATCACGACGAAATCGAGTAAATTCTGGTTATCCTATGACCTTGCCAATCAGCTTTTAGGCGATCCATCAGATAGTGAGTCATTATTTTATTTGGCATTAAAGCTAGGTTGGCTGAATAAAGCGGGTGTCGATGCCACTAATCCGAGAAAGCCTGTTCATGCTTTCTTACATCGCACGTTTGAGGAATATTTTGCAGCTTTGGGGATTGCAAAACAATTCAATCAAGGAACCTTATCGCTTGAACAGCTACAAAATGAGATATTTCAGCAACATTGGCAAGACGAAGCTTGGTATGAGGTTTTGTTGTTGATTTGCAGCTTGATTGATTCAAAGGCTGTAGGAGAATTTGTCAAGTATCTAACAGATTTGGCGGAAGCCCAAAGAGGCTCTTGTGATGAGCTTTGGGAGAAGGATGAAGAATACTGGGATGAAAACTTCACTGATATTGATGACTATTTGGTAAGAGTTGTTGGAATCGATAAATTATTGTTTGCAGCAGATTGTATTAGCGAGATGCGGAATCGTCATGAACTTCCTTCTGTTTTGGGTAATCTTCTCGATAGCCTTGACAGTATTACTAATGTTGTAGAACGTTTCGGGTCTGAGTCACTTCATGGACTTGTTCACACGGGTATCTCTTTGATCGACAGGATCGCTTACACATCGCGAGGAAACTTAGTGGGTTATGAATGGCTTAAAAGAGAAGCAATGTACGGCGATAGATTACAAGAGTACTGTGTAGCGGCAATTCTTGGACTGGAAAAATATTGGTTATATGCACCTACGTTTGTCGATGACCTTATTCAGATTGTCTATAGAAACGAATTTGATTCAATGACCGATCCAGATGACTTTTCAGACGAATCAATTGATTACACAGATAGCCCTCGTCAAGCTGCAATGAAAGTGTTGTCAAACCACTTTTCTGATCACCCTGAAGTAGTTGCTCTTCTTCGAGATCGGGCTACTAATGATACAGATGAGCAGATGCAACGGTGGGCAGCGAATCAACTTAACAAACAGCGGAAGATGAACGATAGAGAGGTATAG
- a CDS encoding XisI protein, whose amino-acid sequence MDKLTQYREIVQTILTEYSDRRSDAEVDSQCIFDTQRDHYQVVNVGWSNRGRIYGCVMHLDLKDEKVWIQYNGTEIDLGQELVDRGVPKTDIVLGFQSPFRRQFTDYAVS is encoded by the coding sequence ATGGATAAACTAACCCAATATCGAGAAATCGTCCAAACAATTCTGACTGAATACAGCGATCGACGTTCCGATGCAGAAGTTGATTCTCAATGTATCTTTGACACTCAACGGGATCACTATCAAGTTGTGAATGTAGGTTGGTCAAATCGCGGCCGGATCTACGGGTGTGTGATGCATCTTGATCTCAAAGATGAAAAAGTTTGGATTCAATACAATGGAACTGAGATCGACCTTGGGCAAGAACTCGTTGATCGAGGTGTGCCGAAAACGGATATTGTTCTCGGGTTTCAATCGCCTTTTCGCCGTCAATTTACCGACTACGCTGTCAGCTAA
- a CDS encoding lysophospholipid acyltransferase family protein has translation MVLQSHSSREPGWSLDLRNPQVIQSLVPIFGWFYEHYFRVQTSGWELIPTEEPVLIVGSHNGGMAAPDMIMMMYDWFQRFGYDRRIYGLMHPQMWNVLPPPLTKLAAEVGAVQAHPKMAIAALRSGANVLVYPGGPYDVFRPHRLRDRICLEENRAFIKLALREKVAIVPAISWGAHDTLIVLEDYYALVKQLHRWGMPWLFGIDPIVFPIYLGLPWGLAIGPLPNIPFPIQIHTQVCAPIRFERYGRDAANDHAYVEACYQQVRLQMQKDLDHLIKSTTPTHR, from the coding sequence ATGGTTTTACAGTCCCATTCGTCTAGGGAACCCGGATGGTCATTAGATCTCCGTAATCCACAAGTCATTCAATCGCTCGTCCCGATATTTGGATGGTTTTACGAGCATTACTTTCGGGTTCAGACGAGCGGTTGGGAACTGATTCCCACTGAAGAGCCTGTTTTGATTGTCGGTTCGCACAATGGCGGCATGGCAGCACCAGACATGATCATGATGATGTATGACTGGTTTCAACGATTTGGCTACGATCGCCGAATTTATGGATTGATGCACCCGCAGATGTGGAACGTATTACCGCCACCTTTGACAAAATTAGCGGCTGAAGTGGGTGCGGTTCAGGCTCATCCTAAGATGGCGATCGCGGCTTTGCGGAGTGGTGCGAATGTGCTGGTCTATCCGGGTGGCCCGTATGATGTTTTTCGTCCACATCGATTACGCGATCGTATTTGTTTAGAGGAGAACCGAGCATTTATTAAGCTTGCTTTGCGGGAGAAGGTGGCGATCGTTCCTGCGATTTCTTGGGGTGCTCACGATACGCTAATTGTTCTCGAAGATTACTATGCGCTTGTGAAACAACTGCATCGTTGGGGAATGCCTTGGCTGTTTGGGATTGATCCGATCGTGTTTCCGATTTATCTGGGATTGCCTTGGGGTTTAGCGATCGGCCCACTGCCGAACATTCCTTTTCCAATACAGATTCATACTCAAGTTTGCGCTCCGATTCGATTTGAACGATATGGACGAGATGCTGCAAACGATCACGCTTATGTGGAAGCGTGTTATCAGCAGGTGCGTCTGCAAATGCAAAAGGATCTCGATCATTTAATCAAATCGACGACTCCAACACATCGTTAA
- a CDS encoding esterase/lipase family protein, producing the protein MKLLLIHGLSRSPFSLFTLERRLQQAGWTTEQFAYAAVLESYDQIVERLRSRLETIADREPYGIVAHSLGGLLTRSALGKIRSALPKQIVMLGTPNRQPRLATFANQIPLFQWWTGQCGANLADPAFFDKLPPLTSSYTIIAGTSGLRGAWSPFGTDVNDGIVALNETYLSSRDRVITFPVYHTFMMNDQRIQETVVQAFDGRV; encoded by the coding sequence ATGAAACTACTTTTGATTCATGGGCTGTCTCGCAGCCCGTTTTCTCTATTCACTTTAGAACGGCGGTTACAACAAGCGGGATGGACAACAGAACAGTTTGCTTACGCTGCTGTTCTAGAATCCTATGATCAAATCGTGGAACGTCTGCGATCGCGGTTAGAGACGATCGCAGATCGAGAACCTTACGGAATTGTCGCGCACTCGCTCGGTGGATTGTTAACGCGATCGGCATTGGGAAAAATCCGCTCAGCGTTGCCCAAACAGATTGTGATGCTCGGAACTCCCAATCGTCAGCCTCGGCTCGCAACCTTCGCGAATCAGATTCCTCTGTTTCAATGGTGGACAGGTCAGTGTGGCGCAAATCTCGCAGATCCAGCCTTTTTTGACAAATTGCCTCCGCTCACGTCGTCCTATACCATCATTGCCGGAACCAGCGGTCTTAGAGGAGCATGGAGTCCCTTTGGAACAGATGTGAACGATGGCATTGTGGCATTGAATGAAACTTATCTGTCGAGCCGCGATCGCGTGATTACTTTCCCGGTGTATCACACGTTTATGATGAACGATCAACGCATTCAAGAAACCGTGGTTCAAGCATTCGATGGGCGTGTATAA
- a CDS encoding phenylacetate--CoA ligase family protein, whose translation MLSSLQSFLTTPLSDRLRSTPGEAETEVVRLFQTVAAHVPAYRSFLQEHNIDSASIQTFADFQTLPLTTKSSYLKRYSLAQLCRNGKLEACDMIAISSGSTGQPSFFPRSLSDEFQIATRFEQIFHDSFQADQKRTLAIVCFALGTWVGGMFTASCCRHVASKGYPITVITPGNQKAEIFRVLEALAPEFEQVVLLGYPPFLKDVIDSGIAQGIPWQNYHIKWVSAGEVFSEAWRSLVGQRIGSTNINYDSASLYGTADAGVLGNETPLSICIRRWLADHPDAARELFGESRLPTLAQYDPLSRFFEVQDGTLLFSGDSGLPLIRYHIADNGGVLTYEQMIEFLAAQGFDPIQELQGDRGVHPLPFVYVFGRSAFTVSYFGANVYPENVSVGLEQSPICDWVTGKFVMQVKEDDDRNSIFSIVVELAPNVSASEEKQQAIAIAILQQLQRLNSEFANYVPQAYQLPQITLKTTGDPEYFPPGVKHRYTRPSNA comes from the coding sequence ATGCTTTCCTCGCTTCAATCCTTTCTCACAACTCCGCTGAGCGATCGGCTTCGCTCGACTCCAGGCGAAGCAGAAACAGAGGTTGTTCGGCTGTTTCAGACGGTTGCAGCTCATGTCCCGGCTTATCGATCGTTTTTGCAAGAACACAACATCGATTCAGCATCGATTCAAACTTTTGCTGATTTTCAGACCCTTCCACTCACAACTAAATCTTCTTACCTCAAACGTTATTCACTGGCTCAACTTTGCCGCAATGGCAAGTTAGAAGCTTGTGATATGATTGCAATCTCTTCTGGCTCAACTGGACAGCCGAGCTTTTTTCCTCGATCGCTCTCAGATGAATTTCAAATTGCTACTCGATTTGAACAGATTTTTCACGATAGCTTTCAAGCCGATCAGAAACGTACACTCGCGATCGTATGTTTTGCGCTAGGAACTTGGGTCGGAGGAATGTTTACTGCAAGCTGCTGTCGGCATGTTGCAAGTAAAGGCTATCCAATCACCGTGATTACTCCTGGCAATCAAAAGGCTGAGATTTTTCGAGTGCTAGAAGCATTAGCACCAGAATTTGAGCAAGTTGTTTTACTCGGATACCCGCCCTTTCTCAAAGATGTGATTGATAGTGGTATTGCTCAGGGGATTCCTTGGCAGAACTATCACATCAAATGGGTATCGGCGGGGGAAGTGTTTAGTGAAGCTTGGCGATCGCTGGTTGGGCAACGGATTGGCTCGACGAATATTAACTATGATTCTGCGAGCTTGTATGGAACTGCGGATGCAGGTGTGCTAGGAAATGAAACGCCTTTGAGTATTTGTATTCGTCGCTGGCTAGCAGACCATCCCGATGCTGCTCGCGAATTGTTTGGGGAATCTCGTTTACCGACTTTAGCTCAGTATGATCCGTTGAGCCGATTTTTTGAAGTCCAAGATGGAACATTGTTGTTTTCTGGCGATAGTGGACTGCCGCTGATTCGCTACCACATTGCAGATAATGGAGGAGTGCTCACATACGAGCAAATGATCGAGTTTCTCGCAGCACAAGGATTTGATCCGATTCAGGAACTTCAAGGCGATCGAGGCGTGCACCCTCTCCCATTTGTCTATGTCTTTGGTCGATCGGCATTTACTGTGTCTTACTTTGGAGCAAATGTCTATCCGGAAAATGTCAGTGTCGGACTCGAACAATCTCCGATTTGTGACTGGGTCACTGGTAAGTTTGTCATGCAAGTAAAAGAGGATGACGATCGTAATTCTATTTTCTCGATCGTCGTAGAGCTAGCACCCAACGTTAGTGCAAGTGAAGAGAAGCAGCAAGCGATCGCGATCGCAATTTTGCAGCAGTTACAACGGCTGAATAGTGAATTTGCGAACTATGTTCCTCAAGCCTATCAACTTCCTCAAATCACCCTAAAAACAACAGGTGATCCAGAGTATTTTCCTCCCGGTGTGAAGCATCGTTATACACGCCCATCGAATGCTTGA